DNA from Thalassoroseus pseudoceratinae:
TCGGCCTTTTATGCGCAAAACACGACTCATTCTCGCCATTAAAAGCGGCTAGCTTTCAACAGCAAACCGTCTGGTAGCAACACCAGACCAGAGCCGATTTTCCACTCAAATCTTGCTCACACACAATCTATCAACCAAGTTGTCAAAGATCAAAAACCCACCAGAGAGTGTCTCGCGGGTGAGAGGAATAATAGCAGCCAATCGCGGTTCGTCAACGGACTGCCGCGAAGTTTTTGAGAAAATGTCGTTCCTCAGTTCCCGGGCCGTAGAGTGACTGTCCGCTACACTGATAACGCTTCACTTCGCGGCCGGTAAAACAGGCCAATCGGTAGCAGGAACGCCGCCATAACAGGGAACAGCCATGGGAACGGAAGTTGAAAGCCGTTGAGTAGAGCAGTGGCCAGCGAGAAGAACAAACCTGAACAGACAATTCCTATCCAGTTAATGAGATTCATCGCGCCGATCATCCGGCCTTTGTATTCGGCTGGTGGTCGAGATTGCATAAACACTTGCAGCGGGACGACGAACATCCCGGCGGACAACCCGGTCAACAACATTAAACCCCGCAGCTTCCATTCAAAGCCGGACAGCGGAACGAGCAACTCCGCGATGGCTTCCGGTCGAAAATGGATATCACCGACGATTTTCGAGGGAATGGGCAATGCAATCTTCTGCACGAATGTGACTGCTTTTCCAGATGGGCAGATCCACCACAGCCCAACAAAGCTAAGGATGAGACCCCACGTTCCGATTTTGGTCACACCGAAGCTCACCCGATCCTTGGACATTGCCGCCGCGGAAACACAGCCAAGGCAGATTCCTAACCCGATTGTCGCCACCATCAAGCTTGTTCGTGTATCCGACCAGCCAAGGTGAGCTTTTCCGAGCGTATTTGCGGTCTGCTGCGTGAGTCCACCGAGAAACCAGAACACGGATGAAATCAGAAGCACTCCGAGAAGCTGACGGTCGCTCCCGATCATTCGCCAAACGTCTTTGGTGACGATCCAGGCGGACCAATCGAATTGCAATTCCGGCTTGGCGATTGGTGTTTTTCGCAGGAACAACGAAGAAACGGTTCCCACAACTGCGATGCCGACGCAGTAAATCGTGCCAAGCCAAACCGCGTCGCCGTACCAGTCTTTCAGGAATCCGGCCAAGGCAGCACCGAAGATGATTGCCAGAAACGTCGTCATTTGAATGACGCCATTGGCGTGCGGCAAATCTCGATTGCGGAACATTTCCGGAAGAATGCCATACTTCGAAGGACCGAAGAACGCGCTTTGTGTTCCCATGAGGAACAACACTACGAACAGCAACGGGACCCGGAGTTCCGGCCAGTATTGCCCGATCATCAACGCCGCCCCGCCGAGCGACATGATGACAACTTCCGCCACCTTGCTGGAAACAATGATGCTGTACTTGCTGACACGGTCCGAAAGGAACCCCGCAACCCCCGAAAACAGCACAAATGGCAAGGAAAATAATGCGGTCGCGTAGCCTTGAAGACTTCCGCCGCCGGAATTCACCGTGGCGGTGACGCAGATCAGCAATACAAGCTGTTTGAAAAGATTGTCGTTGAAGGCCCCGAGAAACTGTGTAACGAGCACACCATAAAACGCACGGTCTCGCGATAGCGGAGGAATCGAATCCGCCCCTTGAGCTTCCGATGGCATCGAAGATCCTTCGCCCGAGATTTGGGCTATGTCGCGGTCTGTTGTATCTGTTTTCAGCGAGTCAAATCGTGAGTTTTCCGTCGTTGTCCAGAATGTCAATCATTGGTGACCGAGGAAATTTGATCTATAACCCCAGCGACAGCACCCAAAGAATGGCGAAAACCACCCCCATAAAAAGGAAAATGGTCAGGAACAACCGTACCGAGCGTTGAATGATCGCGGCTGGCAATTCCACGCGACTGGCGCTGTAAACCAAGCTGATCATTGCGGCCAACGGAACCAAATGCCAAGAGATATTGAGGTTCGCGAAAATCGGCATGAGGTTGTCAAACATGATCGCACTCGATAGCAAGTTCTGGCGTCGAAAGTTCGGTGATCAACAGTGAAGTCGGTGCCGTTTTTTGGGCGATCAGGCTGTGGGAGCAGTGTTGGGCTCGGATGCAGAGAGGTCTTCCGGCTGCTTCGCGGAATCATCCTCGGCATCTGGTTTTTCGTCGCCGTATCCATAGGCAGGACCGGCGAAGGCATCCCACACCGCGAGAATGTTGAGCAGTCCCGCAATCCAGGTGTAAACCAAGGCCAACTCGTACCCTTTCCCCCGCAACCCATGGAGACGCTCGATTTGCTGCTCGGTGGCTGGCATACCGACTCGGTTGAACAGACTTCGGGGCACAACGCCGTTCAAACTTCCACTTGAGGGTCCCGAATCGCTTTTCAGAATGTCGATTTCGAGTCCGCGGGCATCATCGCCAGCATATGGAGGGCCAATCAAAAAGCCGCCCTGTAATTCCAACTCGACCGGTTTGACCTCCCCATCAGGAAACAAACCATCACCAGAGAACACCCCGGAGACTTCCGGACCATATTCCGTCTGACGTGTATTCAGTCGGATGCGTCCGGCGACGGCCAATCCTTCGGATGGCACGATGTCGTAAGCAATGCCCTTGAAGTCGGACACCAATTCACCGTCCAATTGCCGGCTCGTTTGGTTCGACTCCGATTGGAACCGTTTTGTTTGCAGAAACGCGAACGTCGCTGGAGTTCCAATTCCCAGATGCGTGAGAAAACCCCAGTTGCGTTGCCAGTGGAGTCCGTGACCGTCGCCACCTGAAATCTGGTGGGTATGCAACGCGGACCAACCAGACTTCTGCATGCCATACAGGAACATGCCCCAGATACAAACGGCATACAAGACCGCTTTAAAAATCCGTCCTTGGTAGAGATGTCCCGCACCTGGCAAGAAATACGCCAAAATGGCGGCTAATGCGGGATTTTTGAGGGGTACGCGAGGGTCGGCCATCGTGCCTCGATCTCTAGCAATCGTTCTCTCGGACCGATCCCGTCGACACCGTCTGCTCTATCAAAGTACAAACGATTCAAGTTTCTGGAGTCGGAACAGATGCGGAACGAATTCGTTTTGGAATTGCGAATTGTTTGCTTCACCAATATCAATATTGGCAACGCCGAGAGTATAGGGCGAGTTACAAAGCGATGTCAACGTGTGTGAATTCTGCACACGGTCCCGAGACCACGCGGGAAATTCACAACCGATCGTCTCGGGAAGAAATCTTGCCGGGCACGCGTCGGTGGATCAACGTTTGTCTTAGCAACTTGGCGGCAGCAGGAGCGGCCACGGTGCCTCCATAGTGGTTTGGCCCACCGGTCGGTTCATCGACGACGACTAACACGATGACCTGTGGATCGTCCGCCGGAGCCCCACATACAAACGACGCAACATGATAACGGGAAGAAATCTTTCCTGTCTGCGGATCCGGTTTCTGAGCAGTCCCGGTTTTGCCGAAGACGGAGTACCCCTCCAATTGGCCATTGCGACCGGTTCCCCTAGTGATCACTTCCCGCATGGGGCCTTGCACGAGCCAGGTAGTTGTATCGCGGCTGGCCACGGCTGATGCCACTTGCGAGGAAACGACGGACTCGGAAGGGGATTGCCGATCATCGAACAGGGCATCCGTGTCCGCGAGAACGATCTTAGGAGCTAGCAATTGTCCGCCGTTCGCCAGCGCGGCATGAGCCGTGATCAGCTGCAACGGAGTGACCGCGATCTCATGGCCCATCGGCACGGACCCCGTGGAATAGTGATTCCACTGCTCCACTGGCCGGACTAGCCCATCAACTTCGCCGGGCAATTCGATGCCCGTTTTCCGACCGAACCCCCAATTCATCACCGACGCATGAAGCCCCGCATTCGTTAGCCGCTCGCCGACTTTCGCCATGCCGATATTGCTCGACTTCACCAAAACATCCGTGACGGAAAGTTCGCCGTAGGAATGATGATCGTGCAGAATTCGCCGCCCCATCCGGTAGGCACCATGTTCGCAATGGAGAGTCTCGTCACGCTGAAGCACGCCATCGTCAATCGCGGACGCCACCAAGAAAGGTTTCAGAGTCGACCCTGGCTCGTACATCGACGCAATCGCATTGTTCCGCCAGGCGCGGTTCACTGCTCCACGCGGATTGTTCAAGTCAAATCCCGGACGTGATGCCATCGCCAAGACTTCACCGTTTCGGGGGTCCATAACGATCGCGGATGCACCTCGCGGGTTCCATTTCTCGACGATTTGGTCAAGTTCCCGCTCCGCGTAAAGTTGAATCACCGCATCCAGCGTGAGTACAACCGTTCGGCCATGTTTTGGTGCCGACACGACTTCCTCGCGGACTTGAACCACTTTCCCCCGTGCATCTCGAGTGAGCTGTCGCGTGCCGTCGTGACCTCGCAGGATGTCGTCGAAGGTCTGCTCGATTCCACCGCGGCCAATCCCATCGATGTTCCGAAGCCCAACCACATGCGACGCCAATTGCCCCTGCGGATACTTGCGAAGGTATTCGTCACGAAACCCAAAAGTCCCACGTGGCAATTTCAACTCGACGATGGATTGTAATTGCGATTCCGTCAAACGTCGTTTGATCCACAAGAAGCGTTTGTGGCGATACTTCGAGAGCCGCAAGAACAGCATATCGGCATCCATGTTCAAGGCGGCGGCGAGTCGCTGTGCCGTTGGCCATGGGGCGGTGAGTCGATGCGGATCGACAAAAAGGCTTTTTGCGGTGACCGTTGTTGCGAGCAATCGTCCGTGTCGATCGACGATGTCTCCGGGACGCGCGGAGATGGTAACAGTGCGCGTGTGTTGG
Protein-coding regions in this window:
- a CDS encoding MFS transporter, producing the protein MPSEAQGADSIPPLSRDRAFYGVLVTQFLGAFNDNLFKQLVLLICVTATVNSGGGSLQGYATALFSLPFVLFSGVAGFLSDRVSKYSIIVSSKVAEVVIMSLGGAALMIGQYWPELRVPLLFVVLFLMGTQSAFFGPSKYGILPEMFRNRDLPHANGVIQMTTFLAIIFGAALAGFLKDWYGDAVWLGTIYCVGIAVVGTVSSLFLRKTPIAKPELQFDWSAWIVTKDVWRMIGSDRQLLGVLLISSVFWFLGGLTQQTANTLGKAHLGWSDTRTSLMVATIGLGICLGCVSAAAMSKDRVSFGVTKIGTWGLILSFVGLWWICPSGKAVTFVQKIALPIPSKIVGDIHFRPEAIAELLVPLSGFEWKLRGLMLLTGLSAGMFVVPLQVFMQSRPPAEYKGRMIGAMNLINWIGIVCSGLFFSLATALLNGFQLPFPWLFPVMAAFLLPIGLFYRPRSEALSV
- a CDS encoding DUF6677 family protein, with protein sequence MADPRVPLKNPALAAILAYFLPGAGHLYQGRIFKAVLYAVCIWGMFLYGMQKSGWSALHTHQISGGDGHGLHWQRNWGFLTHLGIGTPATFAFLQTKRFQSESNQTSRQLDGELVSDFKGIAYDIVPSEGLAVAGRIRLNTRQTEYGPEVSGVFSGDGLFPDGEVKPVELELQGGFLIGPPYAGDDARGLEIDILKSDSGPSSGSLNGVVPRSLFNRVGMPATEQQIERLHGLRGKGYELALVYTWIAGLLNILAVWDAFAGPAYGYGDEKPDAEDDSAKQPEDLSASEPNTAPTA
- a CDS encoding peptidoglycan D,D-transpeptidase FtsI family protein; protein product: MDESQRSIPNSPIAAEPMDSQASSKMFIWRSRLVVAAMTVGWLVLACRLVQLQVIQRDELSAITERQHTRTVTISARPGDIVDRHGRLLATTVTAKSLFVDPHRLTAPWPTAQRLAAALNMDADMLFLRLSKYRHKRFLWIKRRLTESQLQSIVELKLPRGTFGFRDEYLRKYPQGQLASHVVGLRNIDGIGRGGIEQTFDDILRGHDGTRQLTRDARGKVVQVREEVVSAPKHGRTVVLTLDAVIQLYAERELDQIVEKWNPRGASAIVMDPRNGEVLAMASRPGFDLNNPRGAVNRAWRNNAIASMYEPGSTLKPFLVASAIDDGVLQRDETLHCEHGAYRMGRRILHDHHSYGELSVTDVLVKSSNIGMAKVGERLTNAGLHASVMNWGFGRKTGIELPGEVDGLVRPVEQWNHYSTGSVPMGHEIAVTPLQLITAHAALANGGQLLAPKIVLADTDALFDDRQSPSESVVSSQVASAVASRDTTTWLVQGPMREVITRGTGRNGQLEGYSVFGKTGTAQKPDPQTGKISSRYHVASFVCGAPADDPQVIVLVVVDEPTGGPNHYGGTVAAPAAAKLLRQTLIHRRVPGKISSRDDRL